One Streptococcus sp. S1 DNA window includes the following coding sequences:
- a CDS encoding energy-coupling factor ABC transporter ATP-binding protein: MSTIELNHLTFTYPERSFSLDVEDKLFADPMVAIVGQNGAGKSTLFKLLTGLLTPQTGVIKIDGVNFNDLKPVEKLLKVGITFQNPDDQLFNPTVQREVEWSVAQVMDDHDTITRRALAALKRVGLDDKTAESPYDLSLSERKLLSVATVLAVDPAIYLFDEPMMSLDWESRRKLTAIFHQLADSGHQVVTITHDMDWVAAEFESVYVMEHGKFGFAGSPRELFSDHELVQRVGLLPPRIMDIAESLDDSQTYLSVNDYYQKNRDV, from the coding sequence ATGTCCACAATTGAACTGAACCACCTGACGTTCACTTATCCGGAACGGTCCTTTAGCTTGGATGTTGAAGACAAACTCTTCGCCGATCCGATGGTGGCGATTGTCGGCCAAAATGGTGCCGGCAAATCAACGCTCTTCAAATTGTTGACGGGCTTGCTGACACCACAAACCGGTGTGATTAAGATCGATGGAGTAAATTTTAATGATCTTAAACCAGTCGAAAAGTTACTGAAGGTTGGGATTACTTTTCAGAATCCTGACGATCAGCTTTTCAACCCGACCGTTCAACGAGAGGTGGAGTGGAGTGTCGCGCAGGTCATGGATGACCACGACACGATTACGAGGCGGGCTTTAGCGGCTCTAAAAAGAGTTGGCTTGGATGATAAAACAGCTGAAAGTCCATATGACCTGTCATTGTCGGAACGCAAGCTGTTAAGCGTTGCCACAGTTTTGGCAGTGGATCCGGCGATTTATTTATTTGATGAGCCGATGATGTCGCTTGATTGGGAAAGCCGGCGCAAGTTGACCGCAATTTTCCATCAGTTGGCTGATTCGGGCCACCAAGTTGTGACCATCACCCATGACATGGATTGGGTCGCCGCCGAGTTTGAGTCGGTGTATGTTATGGAACACGGGAAGTTTGGCTTCGCCGGCAGTCCACGGGAATTGTTCAGCGATCACGAACTTGTCCAGCGAGTGGGATTACTACCACCGCGGATTATGGACATAGCGGAGTCGCTGGATGATTCACAGACATATTTATCGGTTAATGATTATTACCAGAAAAATCGAGATGTATAG
- a CDS encoding AEC family transporter, with the protein MEIFLRSISGILVILGMILVGFVIGEKGWFDDKSRGLLAKLVTQVALPCYMLYTITQRFTAADLLKMLPALRFPALSMVILLGIATAVAKIFAVRQDRRGLFISMFFNSNTIFVGLPINQALFGDASIPYVLIYYMCNTTFFWTLGTYLIQRDGEGEAQFDLKTSLKKVFSPPLMGFLLGLVMVMLQIKLPAFLASDLQYLGNLTTPLSMIFIGLSVSHVGVKQLVLGKDQLLILLGRFLVAPLLMASIVYWLPLPSLMKQVFIIQSAMPVMTNAPVVARLYGADSDYAAVMVTETTLATMVVIPFLMLLMA; encoded by the coding sequence ATGGAGATCTTTTTGAGGAGCATATCGGGGATTCTCGTCATCCTGGGCATGATTTTAGTGGGCTTCGTCATAGGTGAGAAAGGCTGGTTTGATGACAAGTCACGTGGCCTACTTGCTAAATTGGTCACTCAAGTTGCTCTTCCTTGCTATATGCTTTACACCATCACGCAGCGCTTCACAGCAGCAGATCTGCTTAAAATGTTGCCAGCCTTGCGGTTTCCTGCCTTGTCTATGGTTATTTTGCTTGGCATCGCGACAGCAGTAGCCAAGATCTTTGCAGTAAGACAGGACCGTCGTGGCCTCTTTATTTCCATGTTTTTTAATTCCAATACGATTTTCGTGGGGCTTCCCATTAACCAAGCCCTCTTTGGAGATGCCAGCATTCCCTATGTTTTGATCTATTATATGTGTAATACGACCTTTTTCTGGACTTTGGGAACTTATCTGATCCAGCGGGATGGTGAGGGAGAAGCGCAGTTTGATCTCAAAACGAGTCTGAAGAAAGTCTTTTCTCCGCCCCTGATGGGCTTTCTCTTGGGGCTAGTCATGGTGATGCTGCAGATCAAGTTGCCAGCCTTTCTAGCCAGTGATTTGCAGTATCTGGGTAATTTAACAACCCCTTTATCCATGATATTTATCGGTTTGTCAGTGTCTCATGTAGGTGTGAAGCAGTTGGTTCTGGGAAAAGATCAGCTATTGATTCTACTAGGTCGCTTCCTGGTTGCCCCTCTTTTGATGGCTTCCATCGTCTACTGGTTGCCTCTTCCAAGCCTGATGAAGCAAGTCTTTATCATCCAGTCTGCCATGCCTGTGATGACCAATGCGCCAGTTGTTGCCAGACTCTACGGAGCTGATAGTGATTATGCAGCAGTCATGGTGACAGAGACGACCCTTGCAACCATGGTGGTGATTCCTTTTCTCATGCTGTTGATGGCTTAA
- a CDS encoding ABC transporter ATP-binding protein: MDEDKRIVIENLTTRYPGTEQPQLRQINAEVHTGQVVGIIGNSHSGKSTLCRVLAGVIPKMVSAEIEGDWHMFGQRVSDNWPVYNAMNGVVLQNPAGQLSGLADTVADEIAFDLINQGMAEGLIQKRVEEVAKQMGLIEQLNLRPESLSGGQSQRLAIATAIAANPAVLIMDDPTSQMDPLGRRQFFQWLAQVKETTVFIVTSEIDDLCEVADVVWVLHEGQMVAQGRPGEVFNHLAADWQIPAPTIQQLAQKMDWHLADGRYPVNDAELKEVCYVHN; encoded by the coding sequence ATGGACGAAGATAAACGGATTGTAATTGAAAATTTGACCACCCGTTATCCGGGTACTGAGCAACCACAACTGCGTCAGATTAACGCGGAGGTTCATACCGGCCAGGTGGTTGGGATTATCGGGAATAGCCACTCCGGCAAATCGACTTTGTGCCGTGTGCTGGCAGGGGTCATTCCCAAAATGGTGTCTGCTGAGATTGAGGGCGACTGGCACATGTTTGGCCAGCGAGTGTCCGACAATTGGCCCGTTTATAATGCCATGAATGGAGTTGTACTGCAAAATCCAGCTGGCCAACTAAGCGGGTTGGCAGACACGGTTGCCGATGAAATCGCCTTTGACTTGATTAATCAGGGAATGGCTGAAGGACTGATTCAAAAACGGGTTGAAGAAGTTGCCAAGCAAATGGGGCTGATTGAACAGCTGAATTTGCGTCCCGAGAGCCTTTCCGGTGGTCAGAGCCAACGGTTGGCAATTGCCACGGCGATTGCGGCTAACCCGGCTGTTTTGATTATGGATGATCCGACCAGTCAGATGGATCCCCTTGGCCGCCGACAATTTTTCCAATGGCTGGCCCAAGTCAAAGAGACGACTGTCTTCATTGTCACCAGTGAAATTGACGATTTGTGTGAAGTCGCCGACGTTGTGTGGGTGCTGCACGAGGGTCAAATGGTAGCCCAGGGCAGGCCGGGTGAGGTGTTTAATCATTTGGCAGCTGACTGGCAGATTCCAGCCCCGACAATCCAGCAACTTGCTCAAAAAATGGATTGGCACTTGGCTGATGGCCGGTATCCGGTGAATGACGCTGAACTGAAGGAGGTTTGTTATGTCCACAATTGA
- a CDS encoding alpha/beta fold hydrolase yields MKLIFLHGLGQDVLSWQGVQFALSPLHSKTFDIFSHPKESYQEVKERLMERLQQESEPFILVGLSLGGVLALDLSRQDFPQLKGLVLVGTQYKLNTNPLYRLQILLFRLLPKHVFEKQDANKQQMLQILTELKGLNLTDTVKACPLPSLVVCGSRDWANQSSSKKLAKLLPKGRYQEIADGGHLLNTEKPYELAQAIKEFVAGF; encoded by the coding sequence ATGAAACTTATTTTTTTACATGGACTAGGGCAAGACGTCCTCTCTTGGCAAGGAGTCCAATTTGCACTTTCACCCTTGCACTCCAAAACTTTTGATATTTTCTCCCATCCAAAAGAAAGCTATCAGGAAGTCAAAGAAAGGTTGATGGAGCGCCTCCAGCAAGAAAGCGAACCCTTTATTCTGGTAGGACTCTCACTAGGTGGCGTACTCGCTCTTGATCTCTCCAGACAAGACTTCCCGCAACTCAAAGGCTTAGTCCTTGTAGGAACTCAATACAAACTCAACACCAATCCCCTCTATCGGCTCCAGATCCTTCTCTTTCGTCTACTTCCCAAGCATGTCTTTGAAAAGCAAGATGCCAATAAACAACAGATGCTTCAAATCTTGACCGAATTAAAAGGGCTCAATTTAACAGATACCGTTAAAGCTTGCCCTCTTCCTAGCTTGGTTGTTTGTGGTAGCAGAGATTGGGCCAATCAATCTTCTTCTAAAAAATTGGCCAAGCTCCTGCCAAAAGGCCGCTATCAAGAAATCGCAGACGGAGGTCATCTACTCAATACCGAGAAACCCTATGAACTCGCGCAAGCCATCAAAGAATTTGTTGCTGGGTTTTAA
- a CDS encoding zinc-binding dehydrogenase, translating to MKKTVYTKAGQVGLVEVERPHIEAPDDVILRIVRTCVCGSDLWSYRNPEIEAGHQNSGHEAIGIVEEIGEAITTVKPGDFVIAPFTHGCGECDACRAGYDGTCDRHIGSNWSDGVQAEYMRFEYANWALVKIPGQPSDYTEAMLKSFLTLADVMPTGYHAARVADVKPGDKVVVIGDGAVGQCAVIAAKMRGASQIVLMSRHEDRQQMALESGATAVVAERGEEGIAKVREILGGGADAALECVGTAAAVDQALGVLHNGGRLGFVGVPHYNNRALGSTFAQNISVAGGAASVTTYDKQFLLKAVLDGDINPGRVFTHSYSLDEIDQAYKDMDERKTIKAMIVLE from the coding sequence ATGAAGAAGACAGTCTATACAAAAGCTGGGCAAGTGGGTCTAGTAGAAGTAGAACGTCCACACATCGAAGCACCGGATGATGTCATTCTCCGTATCGTTCGTACCTGTGTCTGTGGCTCTGATCTCTGGAGCTACCGCAATCCAGAGATTGAAGCAGGCCATCAAAATAGTGGCCACGAAGCCATTGGGATCGTCGAAGAAATCGGTGAGGCCATTACAACGGTCAAACCGGGAGACTTTGTCATCGCGCCTTTCACCCATGGTTGTGGGGAGTGTGATGCTTGTCGTGCGGGCTATGATGGGACGTGTGATCGCCATATCGGCAGCAACTGGTCTGATGGGGTGCAAGCGGAGTATATGCGCTTCGAATACGCCAACTGGGCCCTTGTCAAAATCCCAGGGCAACCGTCTGATTATACAGAAGCCATGCTCAAATCCTTCTTGACGCTAGCAGATGTCATGCCGACAGGCTACCATGCGGCGCGTGTTGCGGATGTGAAACCAGGTGATAAAGTTGTCGTTATCGGGGACGGTGCCGTTGGGCAATGTGCGGTGATTGCTGCTAAGATGCGTGGAGCCTCCCAAATCGTCCTTATGAGTCGCCACGAAGACCGTCAACAAATGGCCTTGGAGTCAGGTGCAACAGCAGTCGTAGCGGAACGTGGTGAAGAAGGGATTGCCAAGGTCCGTGAAATCCTCGGAGGAGGAGCAGATGCAGCTCTTGAATGTGTCGGTACAGCAGCCGCTGTCGATCAAGCCCTTGGGGTACTTCACAATGGTGGACGTTTAGGTTTTGTCGGTGTCCCTCATTACAATAATCGTGCTCTCGGTTCAACCTTTGCCCAAAATATTTCGGTGGCAGGTGGAGCAGCCTCGGTCACTACCTATGACAAACAGTTCTTGCTCAAGGCTGTTCTTGATGGCGACATCAACCCAGGCCGCGTCTTTACTCATAGCTATAGCTTGGATGAGATTGATCAAGCATATAAAGATATGGATGAACGCAAGACTATTAAGGCTATGATTGTGCTTGAGTAA
- a CDS encoding glucuronide permease, giving the protein MLERKPYVLLGFFTAIFALAFVLLHLLASLSEVKKGNHTLGNTFLLIGSSLATLSLTLYFFLPIVSLVLWLIGCGLICYGAYWNGKHKGNLHPAHHLIRMGIVLVLTILLALL; this is encoded by the coding sequence ATTTTAGAAAGGAAACCCTATGTTCTTCTCGGCTTTTTTACAGCCATCTTTGCCCTTGCTTTTGTTCTTCTTCACTTATTGGCTTCTCTTTCTGAAGTTAAAAAAGGAAATCACACTCTAGGAAATACATTTCTCCTCATCGGAAGTAGTCTTGCGACCTTATCTCTCACCCTCTACTTCTTTTTACCGATTGTCTCTCTAGTCCTTTGGTTGATCGGCTGTGGTTTGATTTGCTACGGGGCCTATTGGAATGGGAAACACAAAGGAAACCTCCATCCAGCCCACCACCTGATTCGGATGGGCATCGTTCTGGTCCTTACCATCTTGTTAGCCTTGTTATAA
- a CDS encoding TetR/AcrR family transcriptional regulator: MTAQDRRITKTRKAIYQAFLHLLNQKDYEAITVQEIIDLADVGRSTFYSHYESKELLLDELCQKLFHHLFERAEHLSPQDYLAHIFQHFKKNQDHVTSLLLSKNDYFIRQLRKELEHDVYPMVADELIKTHPTIPHSYLKHLVVTNFIETLSWWLKKGKSYTEQEAVQFYLEILKVGSN; encoded by the coding sequence ATGACAGCACAGGATCGTCGCATCACCAAAACTCGAAAAGCTATCTATCAAGCTTTCTTACACTTACTCAACCAAAAAGACTACGAGGCCATCACCGTTCAGGAAATCATTGACCTTGCTGATGTGGGGCGCTCGACCTTTTACAGCCATTACGAGAGCAAGGAATTACTACTGGATGAACTCTGCCAAAAGCTCTTTCACCATCTCTTTGAGCGTGCTGAACACCTCTCTCCACAAGACTACCTGGCTCATATCTTCCAGCATTTCAAAAAAAATCAAGACCATGTGACCAGTCTCTTGCTCTCTAAAAATGATTATTTTATCCGGCAACTGCGAAAAGAGCTAGAACATGATGTCTATCCAATGGTGGCTGATGAACTGATCAAGACTCATCCTACTATTCCTCATTCTTATCTCAAGCACCTTGTCGTTACTAACTTCATTGAAACCCTCAGCTGGTGGTTGAAAAAAGGTAAATCTTACACAGAACAAGAAGCCGTTCAGTTTTATTTGGAGATTCTGAAAGTGGGCTCGAACTAG
- a CDS encoding energy-coupling factor transporter transmembrane component T, with amino-acid sequence MTDQTLISGAPRVKLKWYQVIDPITKLLFILDMTLLSFASMNLLLQAGLILVATLLLLFSKLSSTIFKALGFSLFLICTMLIIQGLFYSRNQTVLFSVLGVSFYKEGLIYASTLGCRVLVIILISGFFMVTTSISENAAYLELSGLSYKTVYVLMSVCYILPEMMRNMRKIQQAQKVRGTNPQKTLIQKLKSVLPVLIPLVIKTLDQSMARSISLQLRGFDNPNRTVRTSQRVYRLSRTLHIGLTGLAILLIGWKIWTKINGL; translated from the coding sequence ATGACTGATCAAACATTGATTTCTGGAGCGCCACGGGTCAAGCTCAAGTGGTACCAGGTGATCGATCCGATTACTAAGCTCTTGTTCATCTTGGACATGACGTTGTTGAGCTTTGCCAGTATGAATTTATTGCTTCAGGCCGGATTAATTCTTGTCGCAACACTGCTATTGTTATTTTCCAAATTGAGTTCTACCATCTTTAAGGCGCTGGGATTCAGCCTGTTTCTGATTTGCACCATGCTGATCATCCAAGGATTATTTTACAGTCGGAATCAAACTGTGCTGTTTTCTGTGCTTGGGGTGTCGTTCTACAAAGAAGGCCTGATTTACGCCTCCACTCTGGGTTGTCGAGTATTGGTGATTATTTTGATCAGTGGCTTTTTTATGGTGACCACGAGTATTTCAGAAAACGCGGCCTATTTGGAACTGTCCGGATTGTCTTATAAAACCGTCTACGTTCTGATGTCGGTGTGTTATATTTTGCCGGAAATGATGCGCAATATGCGGAAAATCCAGCAGGCACAAAAAGTTCGCGGAACCAATCCGCAAAAAACGTTGATTCAGAAATTAAAGTCAGTCCTGCCGGTTCTAATTCCATTGGTGATTAAGACCTTGGATCAATCGATGGCGCGGTCGATTTCTCTCCAACTGAGAGGTTTTGATAATCCCAACCGGACTGTCAGAACCTCCCAGCGCGTGTATCGCCTGTCGCGGACGCTGCACATTGGTCTGACTGGATTGGCAATTTTATTGATTGGGTGGAAGATATGGACGAAGATAAACGGATTGTAA
- a CDS encoding HXXEE domain-containing protein codes for MTSVQFYFLFPALFMLHELEEIVWMPSFVKKISIQYPNNRILSYYTPFAFNAIVLEQFLILLLSLFLSYQFNNYTIYITIVIAYIYHVFGHLIQTIVIRKYVPGLLTGILTSLFSLCNIKDEIPIKLYGYSLFTLLVIILNLVVSFMILHKISHKK; via the coding sequence ATGACCAGCGTGCAATTTTACTTTCTATTTCCAGCACTCTTCATGCTTCACGAACTGGAAGAAATCGTTTGGATGCCATCCTTTGTCAAAAAAATATCAATCCAGTATCCAAACAATCGAATCCTATCTTATTACACTCCTTTTGCTTTCAATGCCATTGTCTTGGAGCAATTTCTAATCCTACTTCTATCACTTTTTCTTAGTTACCAGTTTAACAACTATACTATTTACATAACCATTGTGATTGCATATATCTACCATGTTTTCGGACATCTGATTCAGACAATCGTTATTCGAAAATATGTGCCTGGATTGTTGACGGGAATTCTAACGAGTTTGTTTTCTCTATGTAATATCAAAGATGAAATTCCAATTAAACTCTATGGTTACTCTCTTTTTACTTTATTGGTTATCATTTTAAATCTTGTAGTATCATTTATGATTCTTCATAAAATCAGTCATAAAAAATAG
- a CDS encoding acyltransferase, whose translation MQKNPLYNTSSISFFQYLFAIAVILVHSGRLTSYEPLHFGLKSMLGRLAVPFFIVCASFFLKQSLGNSQKMKAYLVKIVKTYLFWSFVYLPYAWLFFSSLHLPVYLFPAGILIALVYLGMCYQLWYIPAFLLGLFLVNQLVKRLGMVWTGVITFLLYCWGLIETYSAYLDTTSLLKGYQLYSNLFFTARNGLFYTPIFIYMGYYLYDHFHAQTFRIHRWQKLALAFGLLCLEGIIIFQHQGIDKNFFFLLPFVTVYLVNACLRSSFLKSYDLQYLKQMSIALYFSHPIFIEWARYGFSSLPLTYPDRGKLIFVTGLFGSHLFGLAMLWLQDKKKNQKTSPI comes from the coding sequence ATGCAAAAGAATCCCCTCTATAACACCTCTAGTATCAGCTTTTTTCAATATCTCTTTGCGATTGCAGTGATTTTGGTGCATAGTGGTCGCTTGACCTCTTATGAGCCACTGCATTTTGGTCTCAAGAGTATGCTCGGCCGGCTAGCGGTTCCATTTTTTATCGTCTGTGCCAGCTTTTTCCTCAAACAATCCCTAGGGAATTCTCAGAAAATGAAGGCCTATCTGGTCAAAATCGTAAAAACCTATTTGTTTTGGAGTTTCGTTTACCTCCCTTATGCCTGGCTCTTTTTCTCTAGTCTCCATCTTCCTGTTTATCTCTTTCCAGCAGGAATCTTGATTGCTCTGGTCTACTTGGGAATGTGCTACCAACTCTGGTATATTCCTGCTTTTTTACTGGGCTTGTTTTTGGTCAATCAATTGGTCAAACGCCTAGGTATGGTTTGGACGGGGGTGATCACTTTTCTTCTTTACTGCTGGGGCTTGATCGAGACCTATTCGGCTTATCTGGACACCACAAGTCTTCTTAAGGGTTACCAGCTCTACAGCAATTTATTTTTTACAGCGCGAAATGGTCTCTTTTACACGCCCATTTTTATCTATATGGGTTATTATCTGTATGACCATTTTCATGCACAAACTTTTAGAATTCACCGTTGGCAAAAGCTAGCACTTGCCTTTGGTTTGCTCTGCCTCGAAGGCATCATCATTTTTCAACACCAAGGAATTGATAAGAACTTTTTCTTTCTCCTTCCTTTTGTGACCGTTTATTTGGTCAATGCCTGCCTGCGATCGTCCTTTTTGAAAAGCTATGATTTGCAGTATTTAAAGCAAATGAGTATAGCCCTTTACTTTTCGCATCCGATCTTTATCGAGTGGGCTCGCTATGGCTTTAGCAGCCTCCCCCTTACTTATCCAGATAGGGGCAAGCTGATTTTTGTGACCGGCCTGTTTGGTAGTCACCTCTTTGGGCTAGCTATGCTGTGGCTTCAAGATAAAAAGAAAAATCAAAAAACTTCACCAATCTAG
- the pabB gene encoding aminodeoxychorismate synthase component I, translating to MHKQTIIDFKELGLRHLFTKPIKELKTRNLDQVETLLREVEAYQEQGFYAVGYVSYEAAPTFEKKFAVHPAPLMGEYLLYFTIHEEVETLPFPEDYEAVDLPANWKEEVEAPAYQEAIETIHHHIRQGDTYQVNYTVQLSQELKSDPLAIYNRLVVEQKAHYNAFIQHDDVSILSISPELFFEQDDRLLTTRPMKGTTRRGLTNQEDLQEAAWLEADPKNRAENMMIVDLLRNDMNRISEIGSEQVTHLCQIEQYSTVWQMTSTIESRLRSEIDLVQTFRALFPCGSITGAPKISTMEIIQKTEKAPRGVYCGTIGILLPKGKRIFNVAIRTLQMQGNQAIYGVGGGITWDSKWEGEYQETKQKSAVLYRQEPRFELLTTGRIHQGELTFLEQHLTRLREASRYFAYPYDESKLLKELQEELAHLDLNLDYRCRIVLQKNGTFHLVITELTDLPASYLQAQLTEQKIDLATPFTYFKTSQRDHLSQSDHEQIFHLPDGTLLETTIGNLVLESEGQLYTPPAHLPLLDGIYRRHLLETQQVEEKLLTLNDLTDADRIYACNALRGLYELDFQRKDS from the coding sequence ATGCATAAACAAACGATTATTGATTTTAAAGAGCTTGGATTGCGCCACCTTTTCACCAAGCCTATAAAGGAATTAAAAACTAGAAACCTCGACCAGGTAGAGACTCTTCTTAGAGAAGTCGAAGCCTACCAGGAGCAAGGCTTTTATGCTGTTGGCTATGTCAGCTATGAGGCTGCTCCTACTTTTGAGAAGAAGTTTGCTGTCCATCCAGCCCCTCTCATGGGAGAGTATCTCCTCTATTTTACGATCCACGAGGAGGTCGAAACCCTTCCTTTTCCAGAGGACTATGAAGCTGTGGATCTTCCAGCCAATTGGAAGGAAGAGGTAGAGGCACCTGCTTATCAAGAAGCTATCGAGACCATCCATCACCATATCCGCCAGGGAGATACCTACCAGGTCAACTACACCGTCCAGCTTTCTCAAGAGCTAAAGTCTGACCCTTTGGCCATCTACAACCGCTTGGTGGTAGAGCAAAAGGCCCATTACAATGCCTTCATCCAGCACGATGATGTCTCCATCCTCTCCATCAGTCCTGAGCTCTTTTTTGAGCAAGACGACCGGCTACTGACCACGCGTCCTATGAAAGGAACGACGCGCCGTGGTCTCACTAACCAAGAGGATCTTCAAGAGGCTGCTTGGCTAGAAGCCGATCCAAAAAATCGAGCAGAAAACATGATGATCGTGGATCTCCTCCGCAATGACATGAACCGGATTTCGGAGATTGGAAGTGAGCAGGTGACCCATCTTTGCCAAATTGAGCAATACTCCACTGTTTGGCAGATGACCTCGACCATTGAAAGTCGCTTGCGATCTGAGATCGACCTGGTCCAAACCTTCCGAGCTCTCTTTCCTTGTGGCTCGATTACAGGGGCACCGAAGATCTCCACTATGGAAATCATTCAAAAGACGGAGAAGGCTCCTCGAGGTGTCTACTGTGGAACGATCGGCATCCTTCTTCCAAAAGGGAAACGGATTTTTAATGTAGCCATCCGGACCCTTCAAATGCAAGGGAATCAAGCCATCTATGGCGTGGGAGGAGGCATCACTTGGGATAGTAAATGGGAAGGTGAATACCAGGAAACCAAGCAAAAATCGGCTGTCCTCTACCGGCAAGAGCCTCGCTTTGAGCTTTTGACGACTGGCCGCATCCACCAAGGAGAGTTGACCTTCCTGGAGCAACACCTAACCCGCTTGAGGGAAGCTAGTCGCTACTTTGCCTATCCTTATGATGAGTCGAAGCTCCTGAAAGAACTTCAAGAAGAGCTTGCTCATTTGGATCTCAATCTTGACTATCGTTGTCGGATTGTCTTGCAAAAAAACGGGACCTTCCACCTAGTGATCACAGAGCTGACAGACTTGCCAGCTAGCTATCTACAGGCCCAACTGACAGAACAGAAGATTGATTTAGCGACGCCATTTACTTATTTCAAAACGAGTCAGAGAGACCATCTTAGCCAGTCAGATCACGAGCAAATTTTCCATCTGCCAGATGGAACCTTACTAGAGACGACGATTGGCAATCTGGTGCTGGAGAGCGAGGGACAACTCTATACCCCACCAGCTCACCTCCCCTTACTCGATGGCATTTATCGGCGCCATCTTCTTGAGACCCAGCAGGTGGAAGAAAAACTCTTAACTCTGAACGATTTAACAGACGCTGATCGTATTTATGCCTGCAATGCGCTTCGTGGTCTCTACGAACTCGATTTTCAAAGAAAGGATTCCTGA
- a CDS encoding cation diffusion facilitator family transporter, whose translation MKTKHAVWIAFFLNLSYAIVEFIAGGIFGSSAVLADSVHDLGDAIAIGISAFLESISNREEDSHYTLGYKRFSLLGAMVTAVILMTGSVLVILENITKLFHPQPVNDEGILWLGIIAVSINVLASLVVRKGQTKNESILSLHFLEDTLGWVAVILMAIVLRFTDWYILDPLLSLAISIFILSKAIPRFWSTLKIFLDAVPEGVDIQKIKTDLAELDHVASINQLNLWTMDGLEKNAIVHVCLEHVTHMEVCKESIRDLLKDCGFQNVTIEVDADLANHRAHKRNIEELEASQSHRHDHHHQ comes from the coding sequence ATGAAGACAAAACATGCAGTCTGGATCGCTTTTTTCTTGAATTTGAGTTATGCTATTGTTGAGTTTATCGCAGGAGGGATTTTTGGGTCCAGTGCAGTCCTTGCAGATTCTGTCCATGACTTGGGGGATGCGATCGCTATTGGGATCTCCGCTTTTTTGGAGAGTATTTCCAACCGTGAAGAAGACAGCCACTACACCTTGGGTTACAAGCGCTTTAGCCTTTTAGGGGCCATGGTAACAGCTGTGATTCTCATGACAGGGTCCGTTCTGGTTATTTTAGAAAATATAACGAAACTCTTTCATCCACAACCTGTCAACGATGAGGGCATTCTCTGGCTTGGAATCATAGCCGTTAGCATTAATGTGCTAGCAAGTTTGGTCGTGCGTAAGGGACAAACCAAGAACGAATCCATCCTTAGCCTGCATTTTCTGGAAGATACCTTGGGTTGGGTGGCTGTCATCCTAATGGCCATTGTCCTCCGATTTACCGACTGGTATATTCTGGATCCGCTCTTGTCCCTTGCTATTTCCATCTTTATTCTGTCAAAAGCCATTCCACGTTTTTGGAGCACGCTCAAGATTTTCCTAGATGCTGTGCCAGAAGGAGTGGATATCCAGAAGATCAAGACGGATTTGGCAGAGTTGGACCATGTGGCTAGTATCAATCAGCTCAATCTCTGGACCATGGATGGCTTAGAAAAGAATGCTATTGTCCATGTTTGTCTAGAGCATGTCACCCACATGGAGGTCTGTAAAGAGTCTATCCGAGACTTGCTCAAAGACTGTGGCTTTCAAAACGTCACCATTGAGGTGGATGCAGACTTGGCAAACCACCGAGCCCACAAGAGAAATATTGAAGAGCTAGAAGCCAGTCAAAGTCACAGGCATGATCACCACCATCAATGA